The Chitinimonas arctica region TTCGTGACGCACATCATTGATACCCTCGGGTGCAGGGTAGATCACCTCATCGGAGGCTGGCGTAGCGGCGGCCAGATGCACACTGGCGAACAGGGCAAGCACGAAACGCATGGACGAAAAAGCAAAGGCGGGCATACCCCATCATAGCAGCGCCGATTTTATGTTCCGGCTTTCAAGACCCCAAGGCACGCGAGCGAAGCGTTCCCGCAGCTTTGGCGATCATGGCCGCCGACAGCAACGGTAGCCATACCCAGCAAAATTCCGACAGCAGTACCGCCAGGCCCCGTTCGGAAAGAAAACGCCCGACGCCTATCGGCGAGACGGCAATGACCTGCCACGGCAGAAAGTAACGCTCGTCCGACAAGGGCCATAAAAAAGCGACGCCCAAGCCTCCCGTGGTCAGCGCATCCAATACGCCATGCGAAGCCGCCGAGAGAGCGACGAAACCCACCACCGTGCTTTTCCTGGCTCCCATCCAAACCGACCACGGCATGGCGGCCAAGCCCAACAGGCCGGCAAACAGCAGTGAATGGCTGAACCCGCGATGCCCGAATGGGGATGCATACGGAATGCCGAACTTGAACGCGAGCACATCGGCATCGGGCAAGAGCGTCGACAGGATGCCAAGCATCAGCAAACGCGGTGGAATGGTCTTGCTGCCCAGCGCAATGGCGAGGGCAAGCGGCACGGCGGGGTGAGAGAGAAGAGAAGCCATGGGACGCGAGCTTCGCAGCCGCACGGACGCGCCGTCAAGTTCCTTGGTCCTCCCCTCGGATACATGCCAACAATCCAAGCGCGTGCCGCCTCAATACTCCTTCCAAAGCTGCCGGAACCTCGATCGAAAAGGAAAAGGGCAGCCGCGCCAACTCGCGCGCCATCCAATCAAGATCATCCGCCTGGCTATGCAGCAAGGTGCCGGCTGCCACTGATTCCAAAATACCCAAGCTGGTAAACACCGACGCGCTCGCCGTGGCCAGATCGGTATGCAATAGCACCCGCACGCTGTGCGCGCGCGGAATGGTGGCCATGGCGGTAGTCAGAAAACGCATGGCATCAAAGTCGGCCGGCCGGGCAAAACTGGCCGGCAGCAACTCGGCCAGCAAAATGCGGTCTAGCCGAAACGAGCGTTTGTCCTGGCGTAGGTGGCAAAAACCGACCACGAACCATTTGCCCCCTAGATAACTCAATCCGTAGGGATCGATTGCGCGTTCGGTCCGAGCTTGCCCCGGCGCGCCATAGCGCAGCCTTACCCGCTGCCGGTTCTGCGCTGCCGCGCTGAGCGTCGCCAGGATTTCGGTATCGCTGGCCGTCTTCGCGCGAGCGATATCCAGGCTCACCGTCTCGCCGACCGCGCGCATTCGCT contains the following coding sequences:
- a CDS encoding helix-turn-helix transcriptional regulator; this encodes MASPTTRVLALLELLQNHGLISGAELARRLEVDPRTLRRYILALEALGIPVLTERGRDGGYRLMQGFKLPPMLFTNDEALALALGLVASRSLGLASHAPAGESALSKLERVLPDKLRQRMRAVGETVSLDIARAKTASDTEILATLSAAAQNRQRVRLRYGAPGQARTERAIDPYGLSYLGGKWFVVGFCHLRQDKRSFRLDRILLAELLPASFARPADFDAMRFLTTAMATIPRAHSVRVLLHTDLATASASVFTSLGILESVAAGTLLHSQADDLDWMARELARLPFSFSIEVPAALEGVLRRHALGLLACIRGEDQGT
- a CDS encoding metal-dependent hydrolase, producing the protein MASLLSHPAVPLALAIALGSKTIPPRLLMLGILSTLLPDADVLAFKFGIPYASPFGHRGFSHSLLFAGLLGLAAMPWSVWMGARKSTVVGFVALSAASHGVLDALTTGGLGVAFLWPLSDERYFLPWQVIAVSPIGVGRFLSERGLAVLLSEFCWVWLPLLSAAMIAKAAGTLRSRALGS